One Hordeum vulgare subsp. vulgare chromosome 4H, MorexV3_pseudomolecules_assembly, whole genome shotgun sequence DNA window includes the following coding sequences:
- the LOC123451157 gene encoding B3 domain-containing protein Os03g0619600-like isoform X5 — MSNSCQCCKRYWTHLHGKVRCFVTHMDRHSRHRMVIPERFVNYFAWKLSAAIELEAPNGNVYDVGITERRNKTLLRSGWEAFVDDNHIVEGDSLMFRYCGNCCFKVVVFDSSGCEKVVSCARSRRQININDQEPSTNSADISTSFSDGSTHSSARGRSVDWQSGTLGHCRKRARTDAISSPSDDFSAEDSPYEHESSESDDQMLATPLYVLSGKCYVTEEDEANIVELVREIQPEMPLLVAMMMKPSLKPYPDLVIPKDYALAHFPRKNQTIKLQLPEQSNKWHCEFRVKSDGGRCNLKECGFVRDNNLLEGDLCVFQPMTNRKGRTFKLMVHLLRKVTIDHPSGENLSTYGLPSTKNAPTLCIKEEPNDGEDSFGESWSHCIRSAHLCRSHDQDQCPCRSNLCHTIRCQVPPKWEPEFRASAGGEEPKMAWRDARQERCLEDKWRLDFFCQRQRPAGGGHLPLRADEKQGGTEEDDGLHHLQRIASLMPLTGNRHVSTLCASICIYSRGLFVAFVFWKSKLWVRPFAGVRTIALCMAN; from the exons ATGAGCAATTCCTGTCAATGCTGCAAGAGATACTGGACTCATTTGCATGGAAAGGTCAGGTGTTTCGTCACGCACATGGATAGACACTCTAGGCATCGCATG GTCATACCAGAGAGATTTGTGAACTATTTCGCGTGGAAGCTGTCAGCAGCCATCGAACTAGAAGCCCCCAATGGTAATGTGTACGATGTCGGAATTACTGAGCGTAGGAATAAAACATTGCTCAGATCTGGGTGGGAGGCGTTTGTCGACGACAATCATATAGTAGAGGGTGACTCCTTGATGTTCCGATACTGTGGAAATTGTTGCTTCAAGGTTGTGGTCTTTGATTCTAGTGGTTGTGAGAAAGTGGTGTCCTGTGCTCGCAGTCGCAGACAGATTAATATCAATGATCAAGAACCAAGCACAAATTCTGCAGACATTTCGACCAGTTTCAGTGATGGCAGTACTCATTCGTCAGCACGAGGACGATCGGTCGATTGGCAGAGTGGAACCCTGGGCCATTGTAGAAAACGAGCAAGGACAGATGCAATTTCTTCTCCATCAGATGATTTTTCAG CAGAAGACAGTCCTTATGAGCATGAGTCATCTGAATCCGATGATCAGATGCTCGCAACGCCTCTTTATGTGTTATCAGGGAAGTGCTATGTAACAGAAGAAGATGAGGCCAATATAGTTGAACTTGTCCGGGAAATTCAACCTGAAATGCCCCTGCTTGTGGctatgatgatgaagcccagttTGAAACCATATCCTGATCTG GTAATTCCCAAGGATTACGCACTGGCACACTTTCCACGCAAAAACCAGACTATCAAACTACAGCTGCCTGAGCAGAGCAACAAATGGCACTGCGAGTTCCGTGTCAAATCTGATGGAGGTCGTTGCAATCTGAAGGAGTGTGGCTTTGTCCGTGACAATAATTTACTGGAGGGAGATCTGTGCGTCTTTCAGCCCATGACGAATCGTAAGGGTAGAACATTCAAATTGATGGTCCATCTGCTTCGCAAAGTGACCATTGATCATCCCTCCGGTGAAAATCTCTCAACATATGGTTTGCCGAGCACAAAGAATGCCCCAACATTGTGTATTAAGGAGGAACCAAATGACG GAGAAGATAGTTTTGGAGAAAGTTGGAGCCATTGCATCAGATCTGCACATCTATGTCGCAGTCATGACCAAGACCAATGTCCGTGTCGCTCTA ACCTTTGCCACACAATACGCTGTCAAGTACCTCCGAAATGGGAGCCGGAGTTTCGTGCTTCAGCTGGAGGGGAAGAGCCAAAGATGGCATGGCGAGATGCACGACAAGAAAGGTGCCTTGAGGATAAGTGGAGGCTGGACTTCTTTTGCCAGCGACAACGGCCTGCAGGAGGGGGACATCTGCCTCTTCGAGCTGATGAAAAACAAGGGGGGACTGAAGAAGATGACGGTCTACATCATTTGCAGAGAATTGCTAGTTTGATGCCACTGACGGGAAACAGACATGTATCCACTCTCTGTGCTAGCATTTGTATATACTCTAGAGGGCTCTTTGTTGCCTTTGTGTTTTGGAAGTCGAAACTATGGGTACGGCCATTCGCTGGAGTGAGGACGATAGCTCTCTGTATGGCAAACTAG
- the LOC123451157 gene encoding B3 domain-containing protein Os03g0619600-like isoform X2, with amino-acid sequence MIHVSPRNHRTLIGGQMSNSCQCCKRYWTHLHGKVRCFVTHMDRHSRHRMVIPERFVNYFAWKLSAAIELEAPNGNVYDVGITERRNKTLLRSGWEAFVDDNHIVEGDSLMFRYCGNCCFKVVVFDSSGCEKVVSCARSRRQININDQEPSTNSADISTSFSDGSTHSSARGRSVDWQSGTLGHCRKRARTDAISSPSDDFSEDSPYEHESSESDDQMLATPLYVLSGKCYVTEEDEANIVELVREIQPEMPLLVAMMMKPSLKPYPDLVIPKDYALAHFPRKNQTIKLQLPEQSNKWHCEFRVKSDGGRCNLKECGFVRDNNLLEGDLCVFQPMTNRKGRTFKLMVHLLRKVTIDHPSGENLSTYGLPSTKNAPTLCIKEEPNDGEDSFGESWSHCIRSAHLCRSHDQDQCPCRSNLCHTIRCQVPPKWEPEFRASAGGEEPKMAWRDARQERCLEDKWRLDFFCQRQRPAGGGHLPLRADEKQGGTEEDDGLHHLQRIASLMPLTGNRHVSTLCASICIYSRGLFVAFVFWKSKLWVRPFAGVRTIALCMAN; translated from the exons ATGATCCATGTTTCCCCCCGTAATCACAGGACATTGATAGGCGGCCAGATGAGCAATTCCTGTCAATGCTGCAAGAGATACTGGACTCATTTGCATGGAAAGGTCAGGTGTTTCGTCACGCACATGGATAGACACTCTAGGCATCGCATG GTCATACCAGAGAGATTTGTGAACTATTTCGCGTGGAAGCTGTCAGCAGCCATCGAACTAGAAGCCCCCAATGGTAATGTGTACGATGTCGGAATTACTGAGCGTAGGAATAAAACATTGCTCAGATCTGGGTGGGAGGCGTTTGTCGACGACAATCATATAGTAGAGGGTGACTCCTTGATGTTCCGATACTGTGGAAATTGTTGCTTCAAGGTTGTGGTCTTTGATTCTAGTGGTTGTGAGAAAGTGGTGTCCTGTGCTCGCAGTCGCAGACAGATTAATATCAATGATCAAGAACCAAGCACAAATTCTGCAGACATTTCGACCAGTTTCAGTGATGGCAGTACTCATTCGTCAGCACGAGGACGATCGGTCGATTGGCAGAGTGGAACCCTGGGCCATTGTAGAAAACGAGCAAGGACAGATGCAATTTCTTCTCCATCAGATGATTTTTCAG AAGACAGTCCTTATGAGCATGAGTCATCTGAATCCGATGATCAGATGCTCGCAACGCCTCTTTATGTGTTATCAGGGAAGTGCTATGTAACAGAAGAAGATGAGGCCAATATAGTTGAACTTGTCCGGGAAATTCAACCTGAAATGCCCCTGCTTGTGGctatgatgatgaagcccagttTGAAACCATATCCTGATCTG GTAATTCCCAAGGATTACGCACTGGCACACTTTCCACGCAAAAACCAGACTATCAAACTACAGCTGCCTGAGCAGAGCAACAAATGGCACTGCGAGTTCCGTGTCAAATCTGATGGAGGTCGTTGCAATCTGAAGGAGTGTGGCTTTGTCCGTGACAATAATTTACTGGAGGGAGATCTGTGCGTCTTTCAGCCCATGACGAATCGTAAGGGTAGAACATTCAAATTGATGGTCCATCTGCTTCGCAAAGTGACCATTGATCATCCCTCCGGTGAAAATCTCTCAACATATGGTTTGCCGAGCACAAAGAATGCCCCAACATTGTGTATTAAGGAGGAACCAAATGACG GAGAAGATAGTTTTGGAGAAAGTTGGAGCCATTGCATCAGATCTGCACATCTATGTCGCAGTCATGACCAAGACCAATGTCCGTGTCGCTCTA ACCTTTGCCACACAATACGCTGTCAAGTACCTCCGAAATGGGAGCCGGAGTTTCGTGCTTCAGCTGGAGGGGAAGAGCCAAAGATGGCATGGCGAGATGCACGACAAGAAAGGTGCCTTGAGGATAAGTGGAGGCTGGACTTCTTTTGCCAGCGACAACGGCCTGCAGGAGGGGGACATCTGCCTCTTCGAGCTGATGAAAAACAAGGGGGGACTGAAGAAGATGACGGTCTACATCATTTGCAGAGAATTGCTAGTTTGATGCCACTGACGGGAAACAGACATGTATCCACTCTCTGTGCTAGCATTTGTATATACTCTAGAGGGCTCTTTGTTGCCTTTGTGTTTTGGAAGTCGAAACTATGGGTACGGCCATTCGCTGGAGTGAGGACGATAGCTCTCTGTATGGCAAACTAG
- the LOC123451157 gene encoding B3 domain-containing protein Os03g0619600-like isoform X1, producing MIHVSPRNHRTLIGGQMSNSCQCCKRYWTHLHGKVRCFVTHMDRHSRHRMVIPERFVNYFAWKLSAAIELEAPNGNVYDVGITERRNKTLLRSGWEAFVDDNHIVEGDSLMFRYCGNCCFKVVVFDSSGCEKVVSCARSRRQININDQEPSTNSADISTSFSDGSTHSSARGRSVDWQSGTLGHCRKRARTDAISSPSDDFSAEDSPYEHESSESDDQMLATPLYVLSGKCYVTEEDEANIVELVREIQPEMPLLVAMMMKPSLKPYPDLVIPKDYALAHFPRKNQTIKLQLPEQSNKWHCEFRVKSDGGRCNLKECGFVRDNNLLEGDLCVFQPMTNRKGRTFKLMVHLLRKVTIDHPSGENLSTYGLPSTKNAPTLCIKEEPNDGEDSFGESWSHCIRSAHLCRSHDQDQCPCRSNLCHTIRCQVPPKWEPEFRASAGGEEPKMAWRDARQERCLEDKWRLDFFCQRQRPAGGGHLPLRADEKQGGTEEDDGLHHLQRIASLMPLTGNRHVSTLCASICIYSRGLFVAFVFWKSKLWVRPFAGVRTIALCMAN from the exons ATGATCCATGTTTCCCCCCGTAATCACAGGACATTGATAGGCGGCCAGATGAGCAATTCCTGTCAATGCTGCAAGAGATACTGGACTCATTTGCATGGAAAGGTCAGGTGTTTCGTCACGCACATGGATAGACACTCTAGGCATCGCATG GTCATACCAGAGAGATTTGTGAACTATTTCGCGTGGAAGCTGTCAGCAGCCATCGAACTAGAAGCCCCCAATGGTAATGTGTACGATGTCGGAATTACTGAGCGTAGGAATAAAACATTGCTCAGATCTGGGTGGGAGGCGTTTGTCGACGACAATCATATAGTAGAGGGTGACTCCTTGATGTTCCGATACTGTGGAAATTGTTGCTTCAAGGTTGTGGTCTTTGATTCTAGTGGTTGTGAGAAAGTGGTGTCCTGTGCTCGCAGTCGCAGACAGATTAATATCAATGATCAAGAACCAAGCACAAATTCTGCAGACATTTCGACCAGTTTCAGTGATGGCAGTACTCATTCGTCAGCACGAGGACGATCGGTCGATTGGCAGAGTGGAACCCTGGGCCATTGTAGAAAACGAGCAAGGACAGATGCAATTTCTTCTCCATCAGATGATTTTTCAG CAGAAGACAGTCCTTATGAGCATGAGTCATCTGAATCCGATGATCAGATGCTCGCAACGCCTCTTTATGTGTTATCAGGGAAGTGCTATGTAACAGAAGAAGATGAGGCCAATATAGTTGAACTTGTCCGGGAAATTCAACCTGAAATGCCCCTGCTTGTGGctatgatgatgaagcccagttTGAAACCATATCCTGATCTG GTAATTCCCAAGGATTACGCACTGGCACACTTTCCACGCAAAAACCAGACTATCAAACTACAGCTGCCTGAGCAGAGCAACAAATGGCACTGCGAGTTCCGTGTCAAATCTGATGGAGGTCGTTGCAATCTGAAGGAGTGTGGCTTTGTCCGTGACAATAATTTACTGGAGGGAGATCTGTGCGTCTTTCAGCCCATGACGAATCGTAAGGGTAGAACATTCAAATTGATGGTCCATCTGCTTCGCAAAGTGACCATTGATCATCCCTCCGGTGAAAATCTCTCAACATATGGTTTGCCGAGCACAAAGAATGCCCCAACATTGTGTATTAAGGAGGAACCAAATGACG GAGAAGATAGTTTTGGAGAAAGTTGGAGCCATTGCATCAGATCTGCACATCTATGTCGCAGTCATGACCAAGACCAATGTCCGTGTCGCTCTA ACCTTTGCCACACAATACGCTGTCAAGTACCTCCGAAATGGGAGCCGGAGTTTCGTGCTTCAGCTGGAGGGGAAGAGCCAAAGATGGCATGGCGAGATGCACGACAAGAAAGGTGCCTTGAGGATAAGTGGAGGCTGGACTTCTTTTGCCAGCGACAACGGCCTGCAGGAGGGGGACATCTGCCTCTTCGAGCTGATGAAAAACAAGGGGGGACTGAAGAAGATGACGGTCTACATCATTTGCAGAGAATTGCTAGTTTGATGCCACTGACGGGAAACAGACATGTATCCACTCTCTGTGCTAGCATTTGTATATACTCTAGAGGGCTCTTTGTTGCCTTTGTGTTTTGGAAGTCGAAACTATGGGTACGGCCATTCGCTGGAGTGAGGACGATAGCTCTCTGTATGGCAAACTAG
- the LOC123451157 gene encoding B3 domain-containing protein Os03g0619600-like isoform X4, protein MIHVSPRNHRTLIGGQMSNSCQCCKRYWTHLHGKVRCFVTHMDRHSRHRMVIPERFVNYFAWKLSAAIELEAPNGNVYDVGITERRNKTLLRSGWEAFVDDNHIVEGDSLMFRYCGNCCFKVVVFDSSGCEKVVSCARSRRQININDQEPSTNSADISTSFSDGSTHSSARGRSVDWQSGTLGHCRKRARTDAISSPSDDFSAEDSPYEHESSESDDQMLATPLYVLSGKCYVTEEDEANIVELVREIQPEMPLLVAMMMKPSLKPYPDLVIPKDYALAHFPRKNQTIKLQLPEQSNKWHCEFRVKSDGGRCNLKECGFVRDNNLLEGDLCVFQPMTNRKGRTFKLMVHLLRKVTIDHPSGENLSTYGLPSTKNAPTLCIKEEPNDETFSSGYEDHRISERYKDISCDLPYMMLMGAHLTDVQEKIVLEKVGAIASDLHIYVAVMTKTNVRVALTFATQYAVKYLRNGSRSFVLQLEGKSQRWHGEMHDKKGALRISGGWTSFASDNGLQEGDICLFELMKNKGGLKKMTVYIICRELLV, encoded by the exons ATGATCCATGTTTCCCCCCGTAATCACAGGACATTGATAGGCGGCCAGATGAGCAATTCCTGTCAATGCTGCAAGAGATACTGGACTCATTTGCATGGAAAGGTCAGGTGTTTCGTCACGCACATGGATAGACACTCTAGGCATCGCATG GTCATACCAGAGAGATTTGTGAACTATTTCGCGTGGAAGCTGTCAGCAGCCATCGAACTAGAAGCCCCCAATGGTAATGTGTACGATGTCGGAATTACTGAGCGTAGGAATAAAACATTGCTCAGATCTGGGTGGGAGGCGTTTGTCGACGACAATCATATAGTAGAGGGTGACTCCTTGATGTTCCGATACTGTGGAAATTGTTGCTTCAAGGTTGTGGTCTTTGATTCTAGTGGTTGTGAGAAAGTGGTGTCCTGTGCTCGCAGTCGCAGACAGATTAATATCAATGATCAAGAACCAAGCACAAATTCTGCAGACATTTCGACCAGTTTCAGTGATGGCAGTACTCATTCGTCAGCACGAGGACGATCGGTCGATTGGCAGAGTGGAACCCTGGGCCATTGTAGAAAACGAGCAAGGACAGATGCAATTTCTTCTCCATCAGATGATTTTTCAG CAGAAGACAGTCCTTATGAGCATGAGTCATCTGAATCCGATGATCAGATGCTCGCAACGCCTCTTTATGTGTTATCAGGGAAGTGCTATGTAACAGAAGAAGATGAGGCCAATATAGTTGAACTTGTCCGGGAAATTCAACCTGAAATGCCCCTGCTTGTGGctatgatgatgaagcccagttTGAAACCATATCCTGATCTG GTAATTCCCAAGGATTACGCACTGGCACACTTTCCACGCAAAAACCAGACTATCAAACTACAGCTGCCTGAGCAGAGCAACAAATGGCACTGCGAGTTCCGTGTCAAATCTGATGGAGGTCGTTGCAATCTGAAGGAGTGTGGCTTTGTCCGTGACAATAATTTACTGGAGGGAGATCTGTGCGTCTTTCAGCCCATGACGAATCGTAAGGGTAGAACATTCAAATTGATGGTCCATCTGCTTCGCAAAGTGACCATTGATCATCCCTCCGGTGAAAATCTCTCAACATATGGTTTGCCGAGCACAAAGAATGCCCCAACATTGTGTATTAAGGAGGAACCAAATGACG aaaccttctcttCGGGTTATGAAGATCACCGGATAAGTGAGAGGTATAAAGACATAAGTTGTGATCTCCCCTACATGATGCTAATGGGTGCCCATCTAACGGACGTGCAGGAGAAGATAGTTTTGGAGAAAGTTGGAGCCATTGCATCAGATCTGCACATCTATGTCGCAGTCATGACCAAGACCAATGTCCGTGTCGCTCTA ACCTTTGCCACACAATACGCTGTCAAGTACCTCCGAAATGGGAGCCGGAGTTTCGTGCTTCAGCTGGAGGGGAAGAGCCAAAGATGGCATGGCGAGATGCACGACAAGAAAGGTGCCTTGAGGATAAGTGGAGGCTGGACTTCTTTTGCCAGCGACAACGGCCTGCAGGAGGGGGACATCTGCCTCTTCGAGCTGATGAAAAACAAGGGGGGACTGAAGAAGATGACGGTCTACATCATTTGCAGAGAATTGCTAGTTTGA
- the LOC123451157 gene encoding B3 domain-containing protein Os03g0619600-like isoform X3 — translation MIHVSPRNHRTLIGGQMSNSCQCCKRYWTHLHGKVRCFVTHMDRHSRHRMVIPERFVNYFAWKLSAAIELEAPNGNVYDVGITERRNKTLLRSGWEAFVDDNHIVEGDSLMFRYCGNCCFKVVVFDSSGCEKVVSCARSRRQININDQEPSTNSADISTSFSDGSTHSSARGRSVDWQSGTLGHCRKRARTDAISSPSDDFSAEDSPYEHESSESDDQMLATPLYVLSGKCYVTEEDEANIVELVREIQPEMPLLVAMMMKPSLKPYPDLVIPKDYALAHFPRKNQTIKLQLPEQSNKWHCEFRVKSDGGRCNLKECGFVRDNNLLEGDLCVFQPMTNRKGRTFKLMVHLLRKVTIDHPSGENLSTYGLPSTKNAPTLCIKEEPNDDEETFSSGYEDHRISERYKDISCDLPYMMLMGAHLTDVQEKIVLEKVGAIASDLHIYVAVMTKTNVRVALTFATQYAVKYLRNGSRSFVLQLEGKSQRWHGEMHDKKGALRISGGWTSFASDNGLQEGDICLFELMKNKGGLKKMTVYIICRELLV, via the exons ATGATCCATGTTTCCCCCCGTAATCACAGGACATTGATAGGCGGCCAGATGAGCAATTCCTGTCAATGCTGCAAGAGATACTGGACTCATTTGCATGGAAAGGTCAGGTGTTTCGTCACGCACATGGATAGACACTCTAGGCATCGCATG GTCATACCAGAGAGATTTGTGAACTATTTCGCGTGGAAGCTGTCAGCAGCCATCGAACTAGAAGCCCCCAATGGTAATGTGTACGATGTCGGAATTACTGAGCGTAGGAATAAAACATTGCTCAGATCTGGGTGGGAGGCGTTTGTCGACGACAATCATATAGTAGAGGGTGACTCCTTGATGTTCCGATACTGTGGAAATTGTTGCTTCAAGGTTGTGGTCTTTGATTCTAGTGGTTGTGAGAAAGTGGTGTCCTGTGCTCGCAGTCGCAGACAGATTAATATCAATGATCAAGAACCAAGCACAAATTCTGCAGACATTTCGACCAGTTTCAGTGATGGCAGTACTCATTCGTCAGCACGAGGACGATCGGTCGATTGGCAGAGTGGAACCCTGGGCCATTGTAGAAAACGAGCAAGGACAGATGCAATTTCTTCTCCATCAGATGATTTTTCAG CAGAAGACAGTCCTTATGAGCATGAGTCATCTGAATCCGATGATCAGATGCTCGCAACGCCTCTTTATGTGTTATCAGGGAAGTGCTATGTAACAGAAGAAGATGAGGCCAATATAGTTGAACTTGTCCGGGAAATTCAACCTGAAATGCCCCTGCTTGTGGctatgatgatgaagcccagttTGAAACCATATCCTGATCTG GTAATTCCCAAGGATTACGCACTGGCACACTTTCCACGCAAAAACCAGACTATCAAACTACAGCTGCCTGAGCAGAGCAACAAATGGCACTGCGAGTTCCGTGTCAAATCTGATGGAGGTCGTTGCAATCTGAAGGAGTGTGGCTTTGTCCGTGACAATAATTTACTGGAGGGAGATCTGTGCGTCTTTCAGCCCATGACGAATCGTAAGGGTAGAACATTCAAATTGATGGTCCATCTGCTTCGCAAAGTGACCATTGATCATCCCTCCGGTGAAAATCTCTCAACATATGGTTTGCCGAGCACAAAGAATGCCCCAACATTGTGTATTAAGGAGGAACCAAATGACG atgaagaaaccttctcttCGGGTTATGAAGATCACCGGATAAGTGAGAGGTATAAAGACATAAGTTGTGATCTCCCCTACATGATGCTAATGGGTGCCCATCTAACGGACGTGCAGGAGAAGATAGTTTTGGAGAAAGTTGGAGCCATTGCATCAGATCTGCACATCTATGTCGCAGTCATGACCAAGACCAATGTCCGTGTCGCTCTA ACCTTTGCCACACAATACGCTGTCAAGTACCTCCGAAATGGGAGCCGGAGTTTCGTGCTTCAGCTGGAGGGGAAGAGCCAAAGATGGCATGGCGAGATGCACGACAAGAAAGGTGCCTTGAGGATAAGTGGAGGCTGGACTTCTTTTGCCAGCGACAACGGCCTGCAGGAGGGGGACATCTGCCTCTTCGAGCTGATGAAAAACAAGGGGGGACTGAAGAAGATGACGGTCTACATCATTTGCAGAGAATTGCTAGTTTGA